A genomic segment from Cyprinus carpio isolate SPL01 chromosome A4, ASM1834038v1, whole genome shotgun sequence encodes:
- the atp5f1c gene encoding ATP synthase subunit gamma, mitochondrial isoform X2 produces MFARTGAALFLPQCGQVRNMATLKDITIRLKSIKNIQKITKSMKMVAAAKYSRAERSLKPARVYGTGAMALYEKAEIKAPEDKNKHLIIGVSSDRGLCGAIHSSVAKAMKNEIAKLLGAGKEVMIVNVGDKLRGLLYRTHGQHILINCKEVGRKPPTFTDASIIATELLDSGYEFDQGSILFNRFRSVISYKTDEKPLFSLDTVANSENMGIYDDIDADVLRNYQEFALVNIIYFGMKESTTSEQSARMTAMDSASKNASEMIDKLTLTFNRTRQAVITKELIEIISGAAAL; encoded by the exons ATGTTCGCTAGGACCGGTGCGGCATTGTTCCTCCCACAATG TGGGCAGGTCAGGAACATGGCTACCTTGAAGGACA TCACCATTCGGTTGAAGTCCATCAAGAACATCCAGAAGATCACCAAATCCATGAAGATGGTGGCAGCAGCGAAGTATTCCAGAGCTGAGAGATCCCTGAAGCCCGCCCGGGTCTATGGCACCGGCGCTATGG CACTCTATGAGAAGGCTGAGATCAAAGCTCCAGAAGACAAGAACAAGCACTTGATTATTGGTGTGTCGTCTGACCGAGGTCTCTGCGGTGCCATACACAGCAGCGTGGCCAAAGCCATGAAGAATGAGATCGCCAAGCTCTTGGGTGCCGGCAAAGAGGTCATGATTGTTAACGTGGGTGACAAACTCAGAGGTCTGCTGTACAG GACCCATGGCCAACACATCCTGATCAACTGTAAGGAGGTGGGCCGCAAGCCTCCCACTTTTACTGATGCTTCTATCATTGCCACAGAGCTCCTGGACTCCGGTTACGAGTTTGACCAGGGATCCATCCTATTCAACAGATTTAG GTCTGTGATTTCATATAAGACAGACGAGAAACCTCTATTTTCCCTGGACACTGTTGCAAACTCAG AAAACATGGGCATCTATGATGACATCGATGCTGATGTGCTGAGGAACTATCAGGAGTTTGCTCTGGTCAACATCATCTACTTCGGGATGAAGGAGTCCACCACCAGTGAGCAGAGTGCCAGGATGACCGCTATGGACAGCGCCAGCAAGAACGCTT ctGAGATGATTGACAAGCTGACCCTGACCTTCAACCGAACCCGCCAGGCCGTCATCACCAAGGAGCTCATCGAGATCATTTCTGGAGCCGCTGCTCTGTAA
- the atp5f1c gene encoding ATP synthase subunit gamma, mitochondrial isoform X1: MFARTGAALFLPQCGQVRNMATLKDITIRLKSIKNIQKITKSMKMVAAAKYSRAERSLKPARVYGTGAMALYEKAEIKAPEDKNKHLIIGVSSDRGLCGAIHSSVAKAMKNEIAKLLGAGKEVMIVNVGDKLRGLLYRTHGQHILINCKEVGRKPPTFTDASIIATELLDSGYEFDQGSILFNRFRSVISYKTDEKPLFSLDTVANSENMGIYDDIDADVLRNYQEFALVNIIYFGMKESTTSEQSARMTAMDSASKNASEMIDKLTLTFNRTRQAVITKELIEIISGAAAL; encoded by the exons ATGTTCGCTAGGACCGGTGCGGCATTGTTCCTCCCACAATG TGGGCAGGTCAGGAACATGGCTACCTTGAAGGACA TCACCATTCGGTTGAAGTCCATCAAGAACATCCAGAAGATCACCAAATCCATGAAGATGGTGGCAGCAGCGAAGTATTCCAGAGCTGAGAGATCCCTGAAGCCCGCCCGGGTCTATGGCACCGGCGCTATGG CACTCTATGAGAAGGCTGAGATCAAAGCTCCAGAAGACAAGAACAAGCACTTGATTATTGGTGTGTCGTCTGACCGAGGTCTCTGCGGTGCCATACACAGCAGCGTGGCCAAAGCCATGAAGAATGAGATCGCCAAGCTCTTGGGTGCCGGCAAAGAGGTCATGATTGTTAACGTGGGTGACAAACTCAGAGGTCTGCTGTACAG GACCCATGGCCAACACATCCTGATCAACTGTAAGGAGGTGGGCCGCAAGCCTCCCACTTTTACTGATGCTTCTATCATTGCCACAGAGCTCCTGGACTCCGGTTACGAGTTTGACCAGGGATCCATCCTATTCAACAGATTTAG GTCTGTGATTTCATATAAGACAGACGAGAAACCTCTATTTTCCCTGGACACTGTTGCAAACTCAG AAAACATGGGCATCTATGATGACATCGATGCTGATGTGCTGAGGAACTATCAGGAGTTTGCTCTGGTCAACATCATCTACTTCGGGATGAAGGAGTCCACCACCAGTGAGCAGAGTGCCAGGATGACCGCTATGGACAGCGCCAGCAAGAACGCTT ctGAGATGATTGACAAGCTGACCCTGACCTTCAACCGAACCCGCCAGGCCGTCATCACCAAGGAGCTCATCGAGATCATTTCTGGAGCCGCTGCTCT ataa